The Sediminispirochaeta smaragdinae DSM 11293 genome has a segment encoding these proteins:
- a CDS encoding sugar ABC transporter ATP-binding protein, which yields MSPKTIVALKGVSVQFPGVKALDRVDLDIYNGEIHVLLGENGAGKSTLVKILCGIYKPSEGEIFFSGERYEPKGTLDAIKSGIRVVYQEFNLLPYLSIAENIFFEQLPKKHGFVQYKVLMAKAAELLNEVGLGSISPRTPVEQLGVAQKQLVEICKALSAESKLLILDEPTATLMPEEIENLFSLIRKLKEKGVSVIYISHRLKEVFEIGDRITVLRNGSLVGTHRAGELDIPGIVKMMVGKEMASEYPFDAAVHPGTSFFSVRNLRYRGNQHSVDFDLRRGEILGVAGLVGSGRTETMRALYGADKRDSGSVTLNGRELSVSSPKDAVKNGICLLTEDRKSQGLVLEMSCTENITITNLGDVSSHGLLKKEKEAEVSRSLIKKLGIRTTSERTTVKNLSGGNQQKIVIAKWLYRNAEVLIFDEPTRGIDVGAKYEIYLLLWKLAAEGKGIIVISSDLPEIMGICHRMLIFSNGKITGELKRKEFSQERILSLSYAEYLNQSKETEERRDG from the coding sequence GTGAGCCCCAAAACAATTGTGGCATTGAAAGGTGTATCGGTCCAGTTTCCCGGTGTCAAAGCCCTGGACAGGGTCGATCTTGATATCTATAACGGAGAGATCCATGTCCTGTTGGGAGAGAACGGAGCGGGAAAGTCCACTCTGGTAAAGATACTCTGCGGTATATATAAGCCGTCCGAAGGTGAAATCTTTTTCAGCGGTGAGAGGTATGAACCTAAAGGCACATTGGATGCCATTAAAAGCGGTATCCGCGTTGTGTATCAGGAGTTCAATCTTTTGCCCTATCTTTCCATTGCAGAGAACATCTTTTTTGAGCAACTACCGAAAAAGCATGGTTTTGTACAATATAAGGTTCTTATGGCAAAGGCCGCCGAACTGCTTAACGAGGTAGGTCTGGGATCGATTTCTCCTAGAACACCTGTTGAGCAACTCGGAGTGGCCCAGAAACAACTTGTTGAAATTTGTAAGGCCCTTTCAGCGGAAAGTAAACTATTGATTCTTGACGAACCTACAGCGACCCTTATGCCGGAGGAGATCGAAAACCTTTTTTCTCTTATTAGAAAACTGAAGGAGAAGGGGGTTTCCGTTATCTATATTTCTCACCGTTTGAAAGAGGTTTTCGAGATCGGAGACAGAATCACCGTACTTCGAAACGGCTCTCTCGTTGGAACCCACCGTGCCGGGGAACTGGACATACCAGGTATCGTAAAAATGATGGTCGGGAAAGAGATGGCCTCCGAATATCCCTTTGACGCAGCCGTGCATCCTGGAACCTCCTTTTTTTCGGTAAGAAACCTTCGGTACAGGGGTAATCAGCATTCCGTTGATTTTGATCTTCGCCGGGGAGAGATACTCGGTGTTGCAGGGCTCGTTGGGTCGGGACGAACAGAAACCATGCGTGCACTTTATGGCGCTGACAAGCGGGATTCCGGCAGCGTGACTCTCAATGGTCGGGAGCTTTCTGTTTCGTCACCGAAAGATGCCGTTAAAAATGGAATTTGTCTTTTGACTGAAGATCGAAAAAGCCAGGGTCTTGTCCTAGAAATGAGCTGTACCGAGAACATAACGATTACAAACCTGGGGGATGTCTCTTCACATGGATTGTTGAAAAAAGAAAAGGAAGCCGAGGTAAGTCGTTCATTGATTAAAAAACTTGGCATACGAACAACATCGGAGAGGACAACCGTCAAAAATCTTTCAGGTGGAAATCAACAAAAAATTGTGATTGCCAAATGGCTGTACAGAAACGCGGAGGTTTTGATTTTTGACGAACCGACCAGAGGCATAGACGTGGGGGCCAAATATGAAATCTATCTTCTGTTGTGGAAACTTGCTGCGGAAGGAAAAGGGATTATTGTAATCTCTTCAGATCTTCCGGAGATTATGGGTATTTGTCATCGCATGTTGATTTTCTCAAATGGAAAAATCACCGGAGAGTTGAAACGAAAGGAATTCAGTCAGGAGCGGATTCTCTCGCTTTCATATGCTGAATATCTGAACCAAAGCAAGGAGACAGAGGAACGAAGGGATGGGTGA